A DNA window from Rhizobium jaguaris contains the following coding sequences:
- a CDS encoding GNAT family N-acetyltransferase — protein sequence MATTGADILSMHAQSTMNKLPLVRRLEAVGFRAWPASSVQYDGSWQVRLTAGHPSKRLNSVVPLDPSDYRDLDIRLAKAQRKFEAYGRPMVVRETPLASPMLIELLQHQGWTRFEETIVMTADLIDLELPDTLDHLPSHDIGRYVDASLLVDKADPMLKPALAEVVSGIKPPSGLFVIENDEAGPVATTLCVQDNDLAGIMSVSVVAEHRRKGLAIEILTSALRWARMRSARTAWLQVGAFNEPALALYARFGFREAYRYCYWRPAGEA from the coding sequence GCGACTACCGGAGCTGATATCCTTTCGATGCATGCGCAGTCCACAATGAACAAGCTGCCTTTGGTCCGCAGGCTCGAAGCGGTCGGCTTCCGGGCATGGCCGGCCTCGTCCGTGCAGTATGACGGCAGCTGGCAGGTGCGGTTGACGGCGGGCCATCCGTCGAAGCGGCTTAACAGTGTCGTGCCGCTCGATCCCTCCGATTATCGCGATCTGGACATCCGGCTCGCGAAGGCGCAGCGCAAGTTCGAAGCCTATGGCCGGCCGATGGTGGTGCGCGAAACGCCGCTGGCCTCGCCAATGCTGATCGAGCTGTTGCAGCACCAGGGCTGGACGCGGTTCGAAGAAACTATCGTCATGACTGCCGATCTGATCGATCTCGAACTGCCCGATACGCTCGATCATCTGCCGAGCCACGATATCGGCCGCTACGTCGATGCAAGCCTTTTGGTGGATAAAGCCGATCCCATGCTCAAGCCTGCCCTGGCGGAGGTTGTCAGCGGTATCAAGCCGCCGTCGGGTCTTTTCGTCATCGAAAATGACGAGGCCGGACCGGTGGCGACGACGCTTTGCGTGCAGGATAACGACCTCGCCGGCATCATGTCAGTGTCGGTGGTGGCCGAGCACCGGCGCAAGGGATTGGCGATCGAGATCCTGACGTCGGCGTTGCGCTGGGCGCGCATGCGCAGCGCAAGAACGGCCTGGCTTCAGGTCGGCGCGTTCAATGAACCGGCGCTGGCGCTCTATGCCCGTTTCGGTTTCCGCGAGGCCTATCGTTATTGCTACTGGCGCCCTGCGGGTGAGGCATGA